The Gossypium arboreum isolate Shixiya-1 chromosome 6, ASM2569848v2, whole genome shotgun sequence DNA window CCTCCATTAGCTTCAGACAAAACGAGAACCATCGTTCTCGATTTGGACGAGACCCTAGTGCATTCAAGTTCAGAACCACCTCCGGAaacatatgatttcatgattaaaCCAAGCATTTATGGTTTAAGGATGAACTTCTACGTATTGAAACGACCCAGGGTGGATGAATTCTTGGAAGCAGTCAGTAAGAAATACGAGCTGGTAGTTTTCACCGCTGGGCTTGAGCCGTACGCCTCATTACTGCTCGATATTCTAGACCCCAAGGGCTTGATATCTCACCGTTTATACAGAGATTCATGCAAGCAATTAGGTCGAGGAAGATTTATTAAGGACTTGTCGAAGATCGGGAGAGACCTCAAACAAGTTGTGATTGTTGATGATAACCCTAAATCCTACACTTTACAACCTGCAAATGCGATCCCCataaaaagatttgaagatgacATAGAAGACAGGGAATTAGAGAAGCTGACGGTGTTCTTCGAAAGGAATTGCGATGGTTTTAAGGACATGAGAGATGCGGTTAAACAATATTTAGATGGCAATGATACAATGAGGCAACCTTCGAGTTTATGAGAGGCATCCTCTGTCATCATTTAAGttcatcaaaaacgtaaaatcagTAAGAATAAATGCATAGGCACAAAGTGGATAGGAAGCGTTTCAATACTTCTGTTtggatgattttttttcttttccaaattTTGCAGAAAAATATTACAGATA harbors:
- the LOC108484878 gene encoding uncharacterized protein LOC108484878; this translates as MFILLVILCTIIISDHHQIDTRSQEMTLKMEKKMQKKSIMRDRNYDYQHHRQLLPRNNDRQRKRSSILKRKYFSVISSIKKSIKKCHRRLIEFFSKLEGAKHRGKGFVILHRKEAGRCQTNLSPRLQLEFKDDGDLPNILALREKNWTRLLPPLASDKTRTIVLDLDETLVHSSSEPPPETYDFMIKPSIYGLRMNFYVLKRPRVDEFLEAVSKKYELVVFTAGLEPYASLLLDILDPKGLISHRLYRDSCKQLGRGRFIKDLSKIGRDLKQVVIVDDNPKSYTLQPANAIPIKRFEDDIEDRELEKLTVFFERNCDGFKDMRDAVKQYLDGNDTMRQPSSL